A stretch of Physeter macrocephalus isolate SW-GA chromosome 6, ASM283717v5, whole genome shotgun sequence DNA encodes these proteins:
- the RTL6 gene encoding retrotransposon Gag-like protein 6 yields the protein MVQPQTAKAESPASAASTNAQMDDVIDTLTSLRLTNSALRREASTLRAEKANLTNMLESVMAELTLLRTRARIPGALQITPPISAITSNGTRPMTTPPTSLPEPFSGDPGQLAGFLMQMDRFMIFQASRFPGEAERVAFLVSRLTGEAEKWAIPHMQPDSPLRNNYQGFLAELRRTYKSPLRHARRAQIRKTSASNRAVRERQSLCRQLAATGTVPCPVHPASNGTSPAPALPTRARNL from the coding sequence ATGGTTCAACCCCAGACGGCAAAAGCTGAAAGCCCAGCCTCTGCAGCTTCTACCAATGCCCAAATGGATGACGTCATCGACACCCTGACCTCCCTGCGCCTCACCAACTCCGCGCTGAGGCGGGAGGCCTCGACCCTGCGGGCAGAGAAGGCCAACCTCACCAACATGCTGGAGAGCGTGATGGCGGAGCTGACCTTGTTACGCACCCGGGCTCGGATTCCCGGGGCCCTGCAGATCACCCCACCCATCTCGGCCATTACGTCCAATGGGACCCGGCCCATGACAACGCCTCCAACCTCTCTGCCCGAGCCCTTTTCCGGAGACCCTGGCCAGCTGGCGGGGTTCCTGATGCAGATGGACAGATTCATGATCTTCCAGGCCTCGCGCTTTCCCGGAGAGGCCGAGCGAGTGGCGTTCCTCGTGTCCCGGCTGACCGGGGAGGCGGAGAAGTGGGCGATCCCCCACATGCAACCCGACAGCCCCTTGCGAAACAACTATCAGGGATTCCTGGCCGAGTTGCGGAGAACCTACAAGTCTCCGCTGCGGCACGCCCGGCGCGCCCAGATCAGAAAGACTTCGGCCTCGAATCGAGCCGTGCGGGAACGGCAGTCGCTCTGCCGCCAGCTGGCCGCCACGGGCACGGTGCCCTGCCCTGTGCACCCAGCCTCCAACGGGACCAGTCCAgccccggccctgcccaccagagctCGGAACCTTTAG